Genomic window (Pseudanabaena yagii GIHE-NHR1):
AAATCGAAGATTTTCTGCAATAATATAGAATTAAATTCCTAACTTTTTCATTCTTCGCTCTTCCGTCCTCCTCCTTTAAATTTCCCTCTTCCGCCTTCCTTCTTCCGCCTTTCTAATTTATGTTTGACCTACGAGATCGCACTAAAAGCTTTGCATTGAGAATTGTGAAACTATATACAGCCATGCCCAAAACTACCGAAGCGCAAGTATTAGGCAAACAGGTACTGAGAAGTGGCACATCAGTTGGGGCGCATTACCGAAAAGCAACCCGTGCGCGATCGAACGCCGATTTATGGAACTTTTTCTACTAAAATGCCGATCGCTTTACGCGCAGCTTGGGCATATTTCCTAACCGTTTCATAGGGCATATCGAGATCGATCGCGATCGCCTTCAAGCTTTCCCCTAGTTCACGTCGAGCTAAGATGGTTGCCCAGACTGTCGCCGTGTTCTGAGCGCGATCACCGCCTTGCCTTTTTTTGGTTTGCAGAAATAGATCTGTTAGCTCAGCGATTCTCTTAATTAAATGTTCTTGAATAGGAGTGGTTGTAATTGTTGCTTTTTCACTCTTCGCACTTCCGACTTCATTCTTCCCAATCAGTCTCGTTTGACCTAGCCCAAAAGTAGTTTTATGTCCTGTGCCACAATAGGCTGCGAGTTTAATTAGAGCCGAGAGTAATCTTTCAAAGTCAGAATTTCGAGATGCTTTGAGATCGATAGCAAATTCGACAGTGCCTGTAAATCCAGTCACATAGCCCTGTTTGGCAACAGCAACCTTAGTGCATTCAAGATCGTAGTTAGTTATATAAACCACCTGTTCAATCCATGCTAAAAACTCTTCTTGAGGGAAGGCTTCGGGCGCGAAGTTGTTCCAGCGACGGAGGTAGCTGTGGAAAATATTGGT
Coding sequences:
- the cas6 gene encoding CRISPR system precrRNA processing endoribonuclease RAMP protein Cas6, whose translation is PETVNLYNGNFAIAQIAINQPATTYNNLWSASSNPESRFTLAFLTPTCFRSKNHPLPLPIPTNIFHSYLRRWNNFAPEAFPQEEFLAWIEQVVYITNYDLECTKVAVAKQGYVTGFTGTVEFAIDLKASRNSDFERLLSALIKLAAYCGTGHKTTFGLGQTRLIGKNEVGSAKSEKATITTTPIQEHLIKRIAELTDLFLQTKKRQGGDRAQNTATVWATILARRELGESLKAIAIDLDMPYETVRKYAQAARKAIGILVEKVP